The Candidatus Polarisedimenticolaceae bacterium genome contains a region encoding:
- the gatC gene encoding Asp-tRNA(Asn)/Glu-tRNA(Gln) amidotransferase subunit GatC, whose protein sequence is MSDTPAPSIDAREVRRIADLAQLDVSDDDARALGADLARIVGYVRRLESLDLSLTPPTSHAVTPAPAVREDEPREGLSADAALEGAPRVEAGHFVVPRVLPT, encoded by the coding sequence GTGAGCGACACCCCCGCGCCGTCGATCGACGCCCGAGAGGTCCGGCGGATCGCCGACCTCGCGCAGCTCGACGTGAGCGACGACGACGCCCGGGCGCTCGGGGCCGACCTCGCGCGCATCGTCGGGTACGTGCGGCGCCTCGAGTCGCTCGATCTCTCCTTGACCCCTCCCACCAGCCACGCGGTGACCCCGGCTCCCGCCGTTCGCGAGGACGAGCCGCGGGAAGGGCTGTCGGCCGACGCGGCGCTCGAAGGCGCGCCGCGGGTCGAAGCCGGCCACTTCGTCGTTCCACGGGTCCTTCCCACGTGA